NNNNNNNNNNNNNNNNNNNNNNNNNNNNNNNNNNNNNNNNNNNNNNNNNNNNNNNNNNNNNNNNNNNNNNNNNNNNNNNNNNNNNNNNNNNNNNNNNNNNNNNNNNNNNNNNNNNNNNNNNNNNNNNNNNNNNNNNNNNNNNNNNNNNNNNNNNNNNNNNNNNNNNNNNNNNNNNNNNNNNNNNNNNNNNNNNNNNNNNNNNNNNNNNNNNNNNNNNNNNNNNNNNNNNNNNNNNNNNNNNNNNNNNNNNNNNNNNNNNNNNNNNNNNNNNNNNNNNNNNNNNNNNNNNNNNNNNNNNNNNNNNNNNNNNNNNNNNNNNNNNNNNNNNNNNNNNNNNNNNNNNNNNNNNNNNNNNNNNNNNNNNNNNNNNNNNNNNNNNNNNNNNNNNNNNNNNNNNNNNNNNNNNNNNNNNNNNNNNNNNNNNNNNNNNNNNNNNNNNNNNNNNNNNNNNNNNNNNNNNNNNNNNNNNNNNNNNNNNNNNNNNNNNNNNNNNNNNNNNNNNNNNNNNNNNNNNNNNNNNNNNNNNNNNNNNNNNNNNNNNNNNNNNNNNNNNNNNNNNNNNNNNNNNNNNNNNNNNNNNNNNNNNNNNNNNNNNNNNNNNNNNNNNNNNNNNNNNNNNNNNNNNNNNNNNNNNNNNNCTGTACTTGTTATTCTTGCGGAAGTGATTTAATATGTTGGTTGCCAGTTGGTAGTGAGACAATTCTTTGCTTCCTTTAAATTGATACAGAGCACTGGTGACGTacaaaatgtccatttttttttagatattttgtcCCCCACTGAATGACACGGTTCCTCTCCGACTGCTATGTTACTCTCAgacaaatatgtaattttagcAGCTAATGTGGGGAACTACAGCACCTTATTGGGTACTGGGTAGCCAACAAACTCTGAATCCTCAGATACCAGCGGTAGCCTAAAGTTTTCAGTTACAAAAAGATTTTGCTCACTGTCCTCCAGCAAGTTttaaatttgtgtgtgtttttttttagttttaggaaaaGAGAAACTTTAAATCACTCATTAACAGGTCATTAAAATCTCCTATCCAGTTAAGACCTTAATTAACATTGTAAAGTATAATGTACAATAATTTAGATGTGCCAGAATTCAGCCAGATCAGTGATTATTGCATACCATCAGTACTTTACATTTCGTTATTAAACATGCCTTATTCACAGACTATTATGAGAGGAAAAAGTTGAGTTAAACCGAAGAACAGACAAGTCTGATGgagacaggatttttttttaaccacaaactGTATGTCTGaaaattgttttagtaaataaataaaaacctctTCATCCAACACTACACAGAGTAAAttgcctctttttttatttaaattaaaagccTTGTGAAAGCTAATATTGTAAATACAATATGTGTCATACACACTGCACAGAGAGAAAGGACAAGGATTTGTCTGGTGCAGATGCCCAATAGGAGACAAATCTacaaggggggaaaaaaaaagtcctgaactGGCACCTGGCAAAGCAGATGTGAGTGCAGCACAGCCGCATCCCCAGGACAGCATGAAAAGCTTATTAGTGGAAGTATAATTAAGCTTATATGCTCAGGGTTACTGGAAGAGGGGAGATAATAAGGCACCTTCCTGCAAAGGGGAGAGCAAAAAAACTGGGAATGTTCTGGTCTGGCCAACAGGTTGGTGTCAGGCAACACACCCTCTTCCCTTCAAGCTTATCAGCAGATATGTGCTGGTAAATACAATACCCTTACAATTTACTAGGTAGAAAATGGCTCCTTAGTCACACAGCCATGGATACATTGTTCCCAGAAGGGAACTCCATCTGACTCAAACTCTAGCACACTTGAGCATTACATAGGCCACTTTAGAGGTATTCTTTTTACTACCAAGAATTTTGGGCTGGGACTTCCACAAAAGAAGCAATGCTACTTCACTGTGGGCCCCCCCACACGTGTGGATGGGATTCCCAGCTGGAGCACAATGGCATCGTTTTCCGGGTCCTACATAGGGTGTGTTTTCCACTAAGCCTTACAGCTTCTTTGGCACAAGATGTGTCTTGAAGTGCTTGCTGACGTGGTCGCTGCGAGTAAACCTCTTCTGACAATGGGGACATTCGAAGCGCTTGTCACCTGTACAGGGACAGCAGAGTAAAAATCAATACATGTCATACCTGAGGGCCAGTTTGTCTTACATGTGCATTTTGTGCATACATGCCTCACACACCtgtgtgcgtgcgtgcgtgcctCTGCAGCTCGTCGCTGCGGGTGAACCTCTTTGTACAGAATCCCCAGTTGCACACAAATGGCCTCTCCCCTGTGTGAAGACGGACATGGGCTCTCAAGAGTGACGTCTTGCGAAATGTTCTGCCGCACTCAGGAATGTGACACACGTGCCTCTTCCTGCCAGGAGGTCCCCACCTGCTGAGAGTGACAGTGTCTCTCCTCAGCTCAAAAACATCCACCTTTATAGCAACCCTCCCCACCCTCGCCCAGAACTGTTTAGCCCTGCATCCTGCGCACTCTCACCCCTTCTCCCCGTCCTTGCAGTTCGGACATGTACAGGCAACCCTCCTCCTCTTCACTCCTGGCTGAATCTCCCCAGACAAGGCCTGTTCCATCTGCAGCTGTATCTGGGAAGGGCTGAGACCACTGATGGCCACGTTATTACTGGACACATTCTGGACACTGAGCTGTGGTTGCCCTAAGtagacacacaaacacaggagtGGGTTGGTTTATGTAACAAAAtgagaaaagcaaaataaatgaatcttaaatttagttttatttgacTAACTGTACAATTCTTATGTCACATTACAGTTACATAAGGATATTGGGATATACACCTGCAGCATTGGTGATGGTTACAGGCACCCCTTGCACTGGGACTCCATTGATGCTAATAGTTTGTATTGCCTGGGCAGTGGCTGCCAGTTGTGCTGCATTCAGGTTAATGACACTGCCTGCTGGTGCAATTTTAGGTAAAGCCCGTTCTTTGCGAGTGATGTTCTTCTTGCTTGGTGTGGCAGATTGTGTTGCAAGAGTACTGGTCCCTCCTATTGTTCTAGATTGAGAAACAGAGGGAACTTCTTGTGGTACCAACGACTGTAGTTCTCCCGCTGATGTGCGGAAGTAAATCTGTgaaaacaaaagaacgtgtgagGTATGTTAAGTTTATGTAGTTGTCcaaaacgagaaaaaaaaaaaaaaaagatattcaagCTAAAGGACAAGGGACAAAAACCAAGAACATTGAGAACACTTTCATTAACACAAAGACAAAATGATAGGGGTCCTAAAGCATTGTATCATTATAACTATGATTTATATTGTccatctaatgaaaaaaaatgtattcgcaaaaaaaaaaatcttcagtgaAAAGCGAGTGCAAGATGATCAGTAGATAAGTAGGCACACTCACGGTTTTCCCAAACCAAGATATCTTTATTACGTCTCACTGTACAATAAAGCAACTAATAATATTCAACAAGACAAATGGTGAGGGGCCTAAAAGTGTAAGTGGTTGTGTGAGCCCAAAGTAAAGATTTACATGTAGTGTCTGCTGCCTTTATCTCTAGGTCTACAGATTGTTTTCACTTGTGGTTTTCATAAGTTGAGACTGTATGCTGATGATTACCCTTACCaagatttttagtgtttttttttttaagcaaaccaGCTGAACTCAAAACATCTgtattacaaaacttttattaaaaccaTTATCCCACATATCAGTAATTCTGTTGAAACTTTTACTGaaatttacataaaacatatttacaataaaccAAAGAAGAAGACACCAAGGACTCTATAAATTACTGCCTCATGAATTCTCTGATAAAATTATTTccttcctattcatttcctattgtgacagctatGCACTTTTGACGATTGGCCCTTGGTGGTAGAACAAGTAAtggttttaataggagacctgtaaaAGAAATTCCCAAaaaattcaccaccagtgaattgcagaggaattgactggggaaataatttatagtcttaaagaggaactaaactcaaaactgccaaaaaaaaaaaaaaatccacttaccttaaatcctgcagGACAGTCCGATCAATCTGGGGGTGGcttgcatctggtcccacgtcgtcccggagccggggcgctgccatcttcttctgagtttttcatcctatgtcacccgacccagacgcaagattgggtgatcacatgaaaaaaaaatttgctgatctcaatgcacatgtgtgagttcggcaaatttttctatgcaagcgcagaaggagcacccaagagctttgTCCTACCCTTCATTAGgggaattagggggcagtgctgcacttttttttttttttaaagggtgttgcaatgaaaaataaaaacacacacataaataaaaacccttttacataaaagggttgtctgctcttttaagtaaagtaaaaactgagtttaggtacgctttaaatactGTACAAGAGTGATACTGATGAATGACTGATTCAGACCTTTAAACCTGAGAAAGAATGGGAATGCGTGAAAATTGCTTTACCACCTTTGAAACATTCTTACCTGAACACGGCATTATCTGGGAGTACCCACAGTACTGGCTGCTAGTTGtcaaaaaattaccatttactTCCATGGTCACATTATGTGCAGAGTTCTGAAACTATCTTTTTCTCTGCAAAGAAGGAACCGTTTTCAGTGTCCCCACTGCTACCCAAAATATGCCGACAATTCCTATTAGTTGTTCATTGTAAGAGACAAAAAGCTTTTACCTCTAGTAACAAAAGTTCTAATAAGAAAAGATGACTGATAAAATTCAATGCATGCAGTTACCAACTAATTTACACTTCCAATGTTCTCCATTTTTAAACTGGTTCATGAAAATGTATGAACACTAACTTTTAATTTGGAAACTGGCAGTTGAGAATCAGAAGTAAATCCGCTGCCAGAGATCAAAGTTGTGCCAGCGGCCCTGCTAGAGTTGTGATGGCTGCAATGCCCCTCATTGTGCTGCTATCATCTTTGGATAGTTTTTTACTGGGTTTAAAATCTTCAGCTATTTTCATTAACCAGGTGAGGATAATCTAGCTTTCATGCAATCACAGTCCAGAGTACACTACAGTTCTAACAGGTGGGCATAGGAAACAAACTCTACCAATAAAAAAACCTGCTGCTGGGACCTTCTTTTCTAAgcagtttatttccactttaaaattgtaTGCTAAGAAATTAGGGTTTGGCAGATTTACAGTACTTTTGGACAGCTGATGTAGAGGCATCTTTAGACATAGCTAAGACATGTTATAATTTTTGCGATGTGTTAGAGAATTTTATCAGAAGTGCATGTGTTGAGTTTTTTCTTGGTGTTGCAACAATAATCCTAAATTCAGTGCAGAGTTGCCACTTCTTTTAGATGTACCTATTAATACTACACCTCAATGAAAAATACTGCTGGGGCTAAACTATCAGCATTTTCAAAAGCATGTAGCTTCTCAATCAGTACCTGGCCTTGACGGCACTAAATATGTTGCGGAAACCCTGCCACTATATGCTGTAGTGTCTGTCTGAGAAGACAGGGGACatgcaaaacacacaaaatatagaATTTAGCTTGGTTaaggatgataaaaaaaaaatttgttgtttaCTTTAGGAGGTTTGTGCATAAACCCTTAAacacataaaaactaaaataggaaggctaaaacaaaatcaaaattgtATGCAATCATTTGCATGTGACAGTACCTGTGCGGGTACAACCTCTGTGCTCTGCACATTTTGCACTGCTTTCTGTGGTACGGCTGGAAGAGTGGCTGATGCTGCTTGAACCACTCTCAATGCTTGTTGGGGTATTTGCACCATCTGAGTGTCCGTCTTGGGTTGAACCAACTGAAGTACGGTTGGTTGCCCTGTGCCTGGGCTCTGAACAATCACCAAGTTGTTACCCGCTTGCAGGATGTTATCTGCTGTTGTTTCTATAACAACAGTCTCCACCTGCTCCTGAGAGGGAGAGCTAGGTGTGGGTACTGCTGGAAGAGTTTTTTTGCGTGCCTTTTTGCTCTGTTTGCTTGCGAGAAGCTGACAGCTTGCTTCACTGGAAGAGTCTTGAAGACTATTTAGAGGTAATGCCAGCGTTAGGCTGTTGCCAGCAGTCCCAGTCACTTTTACTATGTTGTTGGGTTGTTGTGGAGGAGCAGGCTTTATTGGTACATGCTTGGTAGAGTTAGAGAGTGGAGCAAGCTGAAGCGTTGCTCCACCGTCAGTGGAACTGACAATCTGGAACTGAGTCCCCACAGTCTGTGGAATTCCCTGGGTGGTGGTCTGCACACTTTGAAAATGGCCAGTTTTGTTCACGGGGTTCTGGATGGTAAAGAACAGCTGCCCATTAGCAGTGCCAAGCTGTGGGATCTGGATAATATTTCCTTTAGTAGACAGAACACCTATGGCAGCCTTTCCTGGACTGACTGGCAATGGAGCAGGTTTTATAGGTATCAGTCTTTTTCGTGCTGGTCGTGATGGTACAGGAGGAGTCTCAGCTGCTTCAGCTGCAGGGGGTCCAATCTTGCTGCATGTGGCTGCGAGGAGAGCCAGTGGAGAGGGCTGTGTATCCTgtaggaaacaaaacaaaaagtgttgtTAGAGATCTCATGGGAATAGAACGCCTAGAAGAAAGTGAAAACAAACCTATATTGCCATTCTCCTGCCATACATATAACATAAGAGCAGTAATGAGAGTTAATGTGTGTTGCACAAAGCGAGTTCATTTAAATTTGCTGTTAATGCACCAAAACAGACTAGAACTCTCATCTGGTAATGCAACAGTTGCAATGggagataaatttaaaaaaaaaaatacacagcagtacAGCAattttctaaagctagcaaagtactttattgtattaaaagaggaatagactgcagagatggagacattatcctgcccctgtacaaagcattggtcagaccacatctggaatatacagtccagttttgggcaccagttcacaaaaaggacattgtagaattgaagggagtgcagagaagggcaactaaactaataaaaggaatggaggagctcagctatgagaagagattagctgaactgaatatattctcctttgagaagagacgtttaagggggggtatgatcaccctgtgtaaatatctAAGTTGTCCAAATAGATAactctcttcccatttattcactttcagatcattacaaagaacaagaggcacTTTTTGCATCCAGAGGAACAGAAGTTTACTCtaaggataaggaagggattcttcactgtaaagtctgtgaaaatgtggaataggctccctcacgATGTAGTTTCAGCAAGTGCTATAGATgtagctttaggaaaaagctgcatgcttttctagaagcacagaatataactgggtattaaagctttaaagtaaagataacaaagactgttgaagcagggaacatctgattgcctcatggaaatttttttttctctattggagcaaattaaaccaggttttttttgccttcctctgaatcaactatgtctatagggatttatatctggcatatacttatttccctagtagttgaacttgatggacttttattAACCTGCCTAACTACGTGTGCATGGTTTGAACAAAGCCTTGGTAACCTAAAAGTAACCTTCTTGCTCAAGGTTACACAAAGATGTCTGTCATTATATACTTACAACAACACCCTGCCCAACCCCTTTCAGGTGCCTTGATTTAGCCGTACTATATAGTAAAACAGAGACCCAGGGATTAGTTCACCAAGTCTAAATTAAAGTATGCACTAAAAAGTAAactcatttataaaatgtcattggGATGTcattctatatattattttttttttttatcttaggtACATCTTAAGGCAGGTTGTGttatatttaaccctttcact
This Pyxicephalus adspersus chromosome 6, UCB_Pads_2.0, whole genome shotgun sequence DNA region includes the following protein-coding sequences:
- the SP2 gene encoding transcription factor Sp2 isoform X1, which produces MTATAAVSPSEYLQPTASASQDTQPSPLALLAATCSKIGPPAAEAAETPPVPSRPARKRLIPIKPAPLPVSPGKAAIGVLSTKGNIIQIPQLGTANGQLFFTIQNPVNKTGHFQSVQTTTQGIPQTVGTQFQIVSSTDGGATLQLAPLSNSTKHVPIKPAPPQQPNNIVKVTGTAGNSLTLALPLNSLQDSSSEASCQLLASKQSKKARKKTLPAVPTPSSPSQEQVETVVIETTADNILQAGNNLVIVQSPGTGQPTVLQLVQPKTDTQMVQIPQQALRVVQAASATLPAVPQKAVQNVQSTEVVPAQIYFRTSAGELQSLVPQEVPSVSQSRTIGGTSTLATQSATPSKKNITRKERALPKIAPAGSVINLNAAQLAATAQAIQTISINGVPVQGVPVTITNAAGQPQLSVQNVSSNNVAISGLSPSQIQLQMEQALSGEIQPGVKRRRVACTCPNCKDGEKGRWGPPGRKRHVCHIPECGRTFRKTSLLRAHVRLHTGERPFVCNWGFCTKRFTRSDELQRHARTHTGDKRFECPHCQKRFTRSDHVSKHFKTHLVPKKL
- the SP2 gene encoding transcription factor Sp2 isoform X2 → MTATAAVSPSEYLQPTASASQDTQPSPLALLAATCSKIGPPAAEAAETPPVPSRPARKRLIPIKPAPLPVSPGKAAIGVLSTKGNIIQIPQLGTANGQLFFTIQNPVNKTGHFQSVQTTTQGIPQTVGTQFQIVSSTDGGATLQLAPLSNSTKHVPIKPAPPQQPNNIVKVTGTAGNSLTLALPLNSLQDSSSEASCQLLASKQSKKARKKTLPAVPTPSSPSQEQVETVVIETTADNILQAGNNLVIVQSPGTGQPTVLQLVQPKTDTQMVQIPQQALRVVQAASATLPAVPQKAVQNVQSTEVVPAQIYFRTSAGELQSLVPQEVPSVSQSRTIGGTSTLATQSATPSKKNITRKERALPKIAPAGSVINLNAAQLAATAQAIQTISINGVPVQGVPVTITNAAGQPQLSVQNVSSNNVAISGLSPSQIQLQMEQALSGEIQPGVKRRRVACTCPNCKDGEKGWGPPGRKRHVCHIPECGRTFRKTSLLRAHVRLHTGERPFVCNWGFCTKRFTRSDELQRHARTHTGDKRFECPHCQKRFTRSDHVSKHFKTHLVPKKL
- the SP2 gene encoding transcription factor Sp2 isoform X3 produces the protein MTATAAVSPSEYLQPTASASQDTQPSPLALLAATCSKIGPPAAEAAETPPVPSRPARKRLIPIKPAPLPVSPGKAAIGVLSTKGNIIQIPQLGTANGQLFFTIQNPVNKTGHFQSVQTTTQGIPQTVGTQFQIVSSTDGGATLQLAPLSNSTKHVPIKPAPPQQPNNIVKVTGTAGNSLTLALPLNSLQDSSSEASCQLLASKQSKKARKKTLPAVPTPSSPSQEQVETVVIETTADNILQAGNNLVIVQSPGTGQPTVLQLVQPKTDTQMVQIPQQALRVVQAASATLPAVPQKAVQNVQSTEVVPAQIYFRTSAGELQSLVPQEVPSVSQSRTIGGTSTLATQSATPSKKNITRKERALPKIAPAGSVINLNAAQLAATAQAIQTISINGVPVQGVPVTITNAAGQPQLSVQNVSSNNVAISGLSPSQIQLQMEQALSGEIQPGVKRRRVACTCPNCKDGEKGRWGPPGRKRHVCHIPECGRTFRKTSLLRAHVRLHTGERPFVCNWGFCTKRFTRSDELQRHARTHTGV
- the SP2 gene encoding transcription factor Sp2 isoform X4; translated protein: MTATAAVSPSEYLQPTASASQDTQPSPLALLAATCSKIGPPAAEAAETPPVPSRPARKRLIPIKPAPLPVSPGKAAIGVLSTKGNIIQIPQLGTANGQLFFTIQNPVNKTGHFQSVQTTTQGIPQTVGTQFQIVSSTDGGATLQLAPLSNSTKHVPIKPAPPQQPNNIVKVTGTAGNSLTLALPLNSLQDSSSEASCQLLASKQSKKARKKTLPAVPTPSSPSQEQVETVVIETTADNILQAGNNLVIVQSPGTGQPTVLQLVQPKTDTQMVQIPQQALRVVQAASATLPAVPQKAVQNVQSTEVVPAQIYFRTSAGELQSLVPQEVPSVSQSRTIGGTSTLATQSATPSKKNITRKERALPKIAPAGSVINLNAAQLAATAQAIQTISINGVPVQGVPVTITNAAGQPQLSVQNVSSNNVAISGLSPSQIQLQMEQALSGEIQPGVKRRRVACTCPNCKDGEKGWGPPGRKRHVCHIPECGRTFRKTSLLRAHVRLHTGERPFVCNWGFCTKRFTRSDELQRHARTHTGV
- the SP2 gene encoding transcription factor Sp2 isoform X5: MTATAAVSPSEYLQPTASASQDTQPSPLALLAATCSKIGPPAAEAAETPPVPSRPARKRLIPIKPAPLPVSPGKAAIGVLSTKGNIIQIPQLGTANGQLFFTIQNPVNKTGHFQSVQTTTQGIPQTVGTQFQIVSSTDGGATLQLAPLSNSTKHVPIKPAPPQQPNNIVKVTGTAGNSLTLALPLNSLQDSSSEASCQLLASKQSKKARKKTLPAVPTPSSPSQEQVETVVIETTADNILQAGNNLVIVQSPGTGQPTVLQLVQPKTDTQMVQIPQQALRVVQAASATLPAVPQKAVQNVQSTEVVPAQIYFRTSAGELQSLVPQEVPSVSQSRTIGGTSTLATQSATPSKKNITRKERALPKIAPAGSVINLNAAQLAATAQAIQTISINGVPVQGVPVTITNAAGQPQLSVQNVSSNNVAISGLSPSQIQLQMEQALSGEIQPGVKRRRVACTCPNCKDGEKG